The following are from one region of the bacterium genome:
- a CDS encoding AraC family transcriptional regulator gives MLDAGCWMLDAGCWMLDAGCSMLDAGCSMLDAGCSILDAGCSMLDARCSTLDARCSILDARCLMLDAGCSMLDARCWMLDAGCSTLD, from the coding sequence GACGCTGGATGCTGGATGCTCGACGCTGGATGCTGGATGCTCGACGCTGGATGCTCGATGCTCGACGCTGGATGCTCGATGCTCGACGCTGGATGCTCGATACTCGATGCTGGATGCTCGATGCTCGATGCTCGATGCTCGACGCTGGATGCTCGATGCTCGATCCTGGATGCTCGATGCTTGATGCTCGACGCTGGATGCTCGATGCTCGATGCTCGATGCTGGATGCTCGATGCTGGATGCTCGACGCTCGATC